In the genome of Carboxydothermus pertinax, the window TAGACCATGCAAACACGCAAGAGATAATCGTCGAGAAAGGCGATACTCTTTGGGGTATCGCTAAAGAGCTAAGCATACCAGGAAAAGATATCCGGATAGTAATCGAGGAGATAAAGATTCTGAATAATATGGACAGCTACACGATTTACCCTGGACAAGCTTTAAAGGTACCGATGTCGCAAAATGAAATCGCTAAAAGATAGGTGAAGCCGATGAATTATATCAAAGAATTGAATGCGTTTAGAGATTGGGCCGTGATAAACCGCCCGTCAACAGGACAAGTTGCATTATGGTATACGCTTATATCCATATGCAACATGACTGGTTGGCAAGAGTGGTTTACAGTGCCCAATCAAACGCTTCAATTAATGACCGGTTTATCCCGGCAGGGGTTAGAGAAAGCGCGCAATCAATTAATCCAAAGGGGATTAATTGAATATCGAAAAGGAACCTCTAACCAAGCCGGACGATACCGGATAATACCTTTCGAAAAGCAAAAGGTTGACTGTCAAAAAGTAGGCACAGAAGTAGGCACAATGGTAGGCACAGAAGTAGGCACGGTAGGAGCGTTTCAGGAGGCACAGGAGGAGCGCTCCAGTTGCACATTATATAAACAAAACAAAACTAAAAATATTAATTTAGTTACTTCTAACGAAGTAACAGCTGACGCTGACGACGCCCCACCAACTAACCAACAATTGATTACTGAACTCACTAAAGAGTACCGCAAGCTTATCCCACAGGACAAGCACCAAAAAGGGGACTTTTCCTTTATTGGACGGCTTTATAACGAATATGGCTATGACAAAGTGCTCTTGGCGATTAATGAACTTGGTTATCGGATTGATAGTGGTTTTATCCCCGAAAAGCCGTTGATTTATCTGAATGCTATCCTCAAAGGAGATGGTAAGAGTGGCGGCCGAGGTAAAAAGTCTGCCGCAAACGACTACTCATGGTATTTCGATTGAAGGAATGCTGGCTAAAAAAGCTGATGAAGAATGCCCAAAGTGTGCTGGCCTTGAATATTGCAAAATGCCGCAGAAAGGCTGGCGACCGGTACTGCATGAAGAAGCGACGAAGCTATATAAAATACCTACCTTTGCCTGGGCTTCGTGTAGATATTTTGCCCGGCAAGTAGCAGAAGAGCAAAAACGGGAATACATAAACGAACGTTTCGAAGGTAAAACTTTTGAAACTTACAGCGTTAATTTTCAGAATAAGCAAGCATTTGATAAATGTTTTGAATATGCCCAAAACTTTAGTTGGCATACGACAGAAGGATTACTTCTTTCCGGGCCAGTTGGTACCGGGAAAACTCACCTGGCAGCGGCAATTCTAAAAGTTGTGCTTGAGCGGGGAATACCGGGAGCGATGATACTGGTGCCGAAGTTGCTGGACGAAATCCGTTTGGCTTACCACGATGAGACAGCGGACCGGAAACTTGCAGAAAAAGTCGCTAATAAACGCTTTCTGGTATTAGACGATATTGGAGCAGAACGAACTACCGATTGGGTGCAGGAAGAGCTTTTCAAGCTTATAAACACCAGGTACGAAAAAAAATTACCTACGGTGCTGACTACAAATTGCACAATAGAAGAATTAATTGAAAAACTCGGGGAGCGGATAGTTGATAGATTAGTTGAAATGTGCGAACCGGTGAAGATTGAGGGGAAATCATACCGGTTGCAGATAAGGAAAGACAAGAAGGATAAAAACAGGAGGAAATAAAATGTTCAACAAAATCATCTTAGTTGGCCGTCTCACCCGGGACCCGGAGCTTTGGCATACACCCCAGGGAACGCCGGTAGCAACTATAACCATAGCGACGGACAGGCCCTACACGTCCAAAGAAGGCGAACGGGAAGCGGATTTCGTGGACGTTGTAGTGTGGAACAAACTGGCGGAAATAGTGAATGAGTTTGGGCAAAAGGGGCGGTTAGTCCTGATTGAAGGCAGGCTGCAAATACGGAGCTACGAAAAAGAGGGCCAAAAGCGACGGGTTTATGAAGTTGTGGCGAGTAATGTGAAATTCCTTGACAAACCGAAGAGAAAGGAAGAATTGGCTGTGGAAGATATGTTAGACGGAGCGGTGGAGATTGAGATTAGCGATGAGGACTTACCGTTTTAGGGGGTGAGAAGATGGACTGGGAATACCACGGCGACTTTCGCTATCATATCAGCTCTACAGGCGACAGTAGCGTAAGACACGGGCCGTGCGAAATATGCGGAAAGCATGCGGCGGAAGTATACTTTCAGGTAGAAGAGATGCACTACCGGATAACCCTTGCAAGCGGGAAAATAAGGGAAGGTTACACGAGGTACGGATGCAAGAGCTACTTTGGGCATTATGATTGCTTGGTGAA includes:
- a CDS encoding LysM peptidoglycan-binding domain-containing protein — encoded protein: MDREFKIVFFIMLLAAVIGAAARLPHIINYQAIVIDHANTQEIIVEKGDTLWGIAKELSIPGKDIRIVIEEIKILNNMDSYTIYPGQALKVPMSQNEIAKR
- a CDS encoding single-stranded DNA-binding protein; translation: MFNKIILVGRLTRDPELWHTPQGTPVATITIATDRPYTSKEGEREADFVDVVVWNKLAEIVNEFGQKGRLVLIEGRLQIRSYEKEGQKRRVYEVVASNVKFLDKPKRKEELAVEDMLDGAVEIEISDEDLPF
- a CDS encoding ATP-binding protein; the encoded protein is MAAEVKSLPQTTTHGISIEGMLAKKADEECPKCAGLEYCKMPQKGWRPVLHEEATKLYKIPTFAWASCRYFARQVAEEQKREYINERFEGKTFETYSVNFQNKQAFDKCFEYAQNFSWHTTEGLLLSGPVGTGKTHLAAAILKVVLERGIPGAMILVPKLLDEIRLAYHDETADRKLAEKVANKRFLVLDDIGAERTTDWVQEELFKLINTRYEKKLPTVLTTNCTIEELIEKLGERIVDRLVEMCEPVKIEGKSYRLQIRKDKKDKNRRK